A stretch of the Aegilops tauschii subsp. strangulata cultivar AL8/78 chromosome 4, Aet v6.0, whole genome shotgun sequence genome encodes the following:
- the LOC109775084 gene encoding bZIP transcription factor 1-A isoform X1, with product MGKGDVATRSKSQKSLTAQNEQSTPTNPPTAYPDWSQFQAYYNVPGTTQMTPPAYFHSTVAPSPQGHPYMWGPQMMPPYGTPPPYATMYAQGTPYQQAPMPPGSHPYSPYPVQAPNGTVQTPTSGAGGSETDKSNKNKRKTPLKRSKGSLGSLDVVTVKDKTPPAKPLVSSSNEGSSQSKSGSGSYSGGSSTNSKSGSHTKDGSEHGPANDASNKGVTAQGTAVEPTQVSSGPVVLNPMMPYWPVPPPMPGQATGVSMGVDYWGAPTSVPMHGKAVAAPTSAPSSNSRDIVLSDPVIQDEREVKKQKRKQSNRESARRSRLRKQAEWEEVASRADLLKQENSSLKEELKQLQEKCDNLTSENTSLHEKLKALDSEKPNGNL from the exons ATGGGAAAGGGAGATGTGGCCACTAGGTCCAAATCCCAGAAATCGTTGACAGCACAG AATGAACAGAGTACACCTACTAATCCTCCTACAGCATATCCTGACTGGTCCCAGTTTCAG GCATACTATAATGTCCCTGGTACGACTCAAATGACCCCGCCGGCTTATTTTCATTCAACGGTGGCTCCAAGTCCTCAGGGGCATCCATATATGTGGGGTCCACAG ATGATGCCTCCTTATGGGACACCGCCACCATACGCAACAATGTATGCTCAAGGCACACCATATCAGCAGGCTCCTATGCCACCG GGCTCACACCCATACAGCCCATATCCTGTTCAAGCACCAAATGGGACAGTTCAAACTCCT ACATCTGGCGCTGGAGGGTCGGAGACAGATAAGTCAAACAAAAATAAGCGGAAGACTCCCCTGAAGAGATCCAAAGGAAGCTTAGGTAGTCTGGATGTAGTTACAGTAAAAGATAAAACGCCACCTGCAAAACCTTTAGTGTCATCCTCTAATGAAGGTTCTTCACAAAG CAAGAGTGGAAGCGGAAGTTATTCTGGAGGAAGCAGTACAAATTCTAAAAGT GGTTCACACACAAAGGATGGTTCTGAGCACGGCCCGGCTAATG ATGCTAGCAATAAAGGAGTCACTGCTCAGGGCACAGCAGTTGAGCCCACACAAGTATCTTCTGGGCCAGTTGTGCTTAACCCTATGATGCCATATTGGCCTGTTCCCCCTCCCATGCCTGGCCAAGCAACTGGTGTAAGCATGGGAGTGGATTACTGGGGTGCTCCTACTTCTGTACCTATGCATGGCAAAGCTGTCGCTGCACCGACATCTGCTCCTTCATCAAATTCTCGTGATATCGTTCTTAGTGATCCGGTCATACAG GATGAACGAGAAGTGAAGAAACAAAAACGGAAGCAATCAAACAGGGAATCAGCTCGTCGCTCTAGATTGCGCAAGCAG GCTGAATGGGAGGAAGTAGCCAGTCGAGCTGATTTGCTGAAGCAGGAGAACAGTTCACTGAAGGAAGAATTGAAACAACTTCAGGAGAAGTGTGATAACTTGACCTCAGAAAATACATCTTTGCAT GAAAAGCTTAAAGCGCTTGATAGTGAGAAGCCAAATGGAAACTTGTGA
- the LOC109775084 gene encoding bZIP transcription factor 1-B isoform X2 has product MGKGDVATRSKSQKSLTAQNEQSTPTNPPTAYPDWSQFQAYYNVPGTTQMTPPAYFHSTVAPSPQGHPYMWGPQMMPPYGTPPPYATMYAQGTPYQQAPMPPTSGAGGSETDKSNKNKRKTPLKRSKGSLGSLDVVTVKDKTPPAKPLVSSSNEGSSQSKSGSGSYSGGSSTNSKSGSHTKDGSEHGPANDASNKGVTAQGTAVEPTQVSSGPVVLNPMMPYWPVPPPMPGQATGVSMGVDYWGAPTSVPMHGKAVAAPTSAPSSNSRDIVLSDPVIQDEREVKKQKRKQSNRESARRSRLRKQAEWEEVASRADLLKQENSSLKEELKQLQEKCDNLTSENTSLHEKLKALDSEKPNGNL; this is encoded by the exons ATGGGAAAGGGAGATGTGGCCACTAGGTCCAAATCCCAGAAATCGTTGACAGCACAG AATGAACAGAGTACACCTACTAATCCTCCTACAGCATATCCTGACTGGTCCCAGTTTCAG GCATACTATAATGTCCCTGGTACGACTCAAATGACCCCGCCGGCTTATTTTCATTCAACGGTGGCTCCAAGTCCTCAGGGGCATCCATATATGTGGGGTCCACAG ATGATGCCTCCTTATGGGACACCGCCACCATACGCAACAATGTATGCTCAAGGCACACCATATCAGCAGGCTCCTATGCCACCG ACATCTGGCGCTGGAGGGTCGGAGACAGATAAGTCAAACAAAAATAAGCGGAAGACTCCCCTGAAGAGATCCAAAGGAAGCTTAGGTAGTCTGGATGTAGTTACAGTAAAAGATAAAACGCCACCTGCAAAACCTTTAGTGTCATCCTCTAATGAAGGTTCTTCACAAAG CAAGAGTGGAAGCGGAAGTTATTCTGGAGGAAGCAGTACAAATTCTAAAAGT GGTTCACACACAAAGGATGGTTCTGAGCACGGCCCGGCTAATG ATGCTAGCAATAAAGGAGTCACTGCTCAGGGCACAGCAGTTGAGCCCACACAAGTATCTTCTGGGCCAGTTGTGCTTAACCCTATGATGCCATATTGGCCTGTTCCCCCTCCCATGCCTGGCCAAGCAACTGGTGTAAGCATGGGAGTGGATTACTGGGGTGCTCCTACTTCTGTACCTATGCATGGCAAAGCTGTCGCTGCACCGACATCTGCTCCTTCATCAAATTCTCGTGATATCGTTCTTAGTGATCCGGTCATACAG GATGAACGAGAAGTGAAGAAACAAAAACGGAAGCAATCAAACAGGGAATCAGCTCGTCGCTCTAGATTGCGCAAGCAG GCTGAATGGGAGGAAGTAGCCAGTCGAGCTGATTTGCTGAAGCAGGAGAACAGTTCACTGAAGGAAGAATTGAAACAACTTCAGGAGAAGTGTGATAACTTGACCTCAGAAAATACATCTTTGCAT GAAAAGCTTAAAGCGCTTGATAGTGAGAAGCCAAATGGAAACTTGTGA
- the LOC109775084 gene encoding bZIP transcription factor 16 isoform X3, which produces MTPPAYFHSTVAPSPQGHPYMWGPQMMPPYGTPPPYATMYAQGTPYQQAPMPPGSHPYSPYPVQAPNGTVQTPTSGAGGSETDKSNKNKRKTPLKRSKGSLGSLDVVTVKDKTPPAKPLVSSSNEGSSQSKSGSGSYSGGSSTNSKSGSHTKDGSEHGPANDASNKGVTAQGTAVEPTQVSSGPVVLNPMMPYWPVPPPMPGQATGVSMGVDYWGAPTSVPMHGKAVAAPTSAPSSNSRDIVLSDPVIQDEREVKKQKRKQSNRESARRSRLRKQAEWEEVASRADLLKQENSSLKEELKQLQEKCDNLTSENTSLHEKLKALDSEKPNGNL; this is translated from the exons ATGACCCCGCCGGCTTATTTTCATTCAACGGTGGCTCCAAGTCCTCAGGGGCATCCATATATGTGGGGTCCACAG ATGATGCCTCCTTATGGGACACCGCCACCATACGCAACAATGTATGCTCAAGGCACACCATATCAGCAGGCTCCTATGCCACCG GGCTCACACCCATACAGCCCATATCCTGTTCAAGCACCAAATGGGACAGTTCAAACTCCT ACATCTGGCGCTGGAGGGTCGGAGACAGATAAGTCAAACAAAAATAAGCGGAAGACTCCCCTGAAGAGATCCAAAGGAAGCTTAGGTAGTCTGGATGTAGTTACAGTAAAAGATAAAACGCCACCTGCAAAACCTTTAGTGTCATCCTCTAATGAAGGTTCTTCACAAAG CAAGAGTGGAAGCGGAAGTTATTCTGGAGGAAGCAGTACAAATTCTAAAAGT GGTTCACACACAAAGGATGGTTCTGAGCACGGCCCGGCTAATG ATGCTAGCAATAAAGGAGTCACTGCTCAGGGCACAGCAGTTGAGCCCACACAAGTATCTTCTGGGCCAGTTGTGCTTAACCCTATGATGCCATATTGGCCTGTTCCCCCTCCCATGCCTGGCCAAGCAACTGGTGTAAGCATGGGAGTGGATTACTGGGGTGCTCCTACTTCTGTACCTATGCATGGCAAAGCTGTCGCTGCACCGACATCTGCTCCTTCATCAAATTCTCGTGATATCGTTCTTAGTGATCCGGTCATACAG GATGAACGAGAAGTGAAGAAACAAAAACGGAAGCAATCAAACAGGGAATCAGCTCGTCGCTCTAGATTGCGCAAGCAG GCTGAATGGGAGGAAGTAGCCAGTCGAGCTGATTTGCTGAAGCAGGAGAACAGTTCACTGAAGGAAGAATTGAAACAACTTCAGGAGAAGTGTGATAACTTGACCTCAGAAAATACATCTTTGCAT GAAAAGCTTAAAGCGCTTGATAGTGAGAAGCCAAATGGAAACTTGTGA
- the LOC109775086 gene encoding protein TITANIA: MFGDSDGSKDPGAAPPPADQPFPNRELTLSSYLCDKPTLASAAAAEAAASAAAAAAAPGPSSPPNPNPAADAAADAANAKLCVERDFLHLSAPKRGDPPGDDSSVVGGKKPRLDSLQLSLSLPSDGPGQGQAQAQQQQHLPSVPAADGDLRAASAGAAAAPPPRRTYSATTGRTRSINSDDMSYSYSMFSHNPSCSLTHNSTDIYAAGEGTNGSVHSRFNFRPMGDGSVAFATPPMKEGTSAFFPTELPAKMAAASAGGSFDGGRGGHTSRPDRILRDIVSDSVSAMAHVLQEFPSESLEVLRAAVRSMVDAPEKRDELASLQRRLERRSDLTAEALARANRTQLEILVAIKTGSAAFVTGKGRVPSSELVEMFLMTRCRNLNCKSMLPVDDCECKICSSNKGFCGACMCPVCHKFDCAANTCSWVGCDVCGHWCHAACGLERNLIRPGPTLKGPIGTTEMQFQCLGCSHSSEMFGFVKEVFNCCAENWNAETLMKELDVVRKIFAASDDFEGKGLHAKAEEVLSMLSKKVISLPDALNNMLQFFKYGVTDCSVTGSKSKGILAANQASQSTIPLLSPAISPPKSFNFNASTSILDSQIDALKTSPKSLSIEPCFGSSSNPLAIEPRFGASPKPLSVDSRFGASPKPLSVDSRFGASPKPLSIDSHFGASPKPLSIEPHFSTTSKDDEASTLETVVKCKEAEAKLFQKLADDARKEVENYRQMVRNRIQSMEEEYASKVAKLCFQEAEEKRRKKMEELKTLENSHYDYHKMKLRMQTEIQGLLERMEATKKMWV, from the exons ATGTTCGGCGACTCCGACGGATCCAAGGACCccggcgccgcgccgccgcccgccgaccAGCCCTTCCCCAACCGCGAGCTCACCCTCAGCAGCTACCTCTGCGACAAGCCCACCCTcgcatccgccgccgccgccgaggccgcTGCTTCCGCGGCCGCAGCGGCAGCAGCACCGGGGCCCTCCTCCCCTCCCAACCCCAaccccgccgccgacgccgcggcCGACGCCGCCAACGCCAAGCTCTGCGTCGAGCGCGACTTCCTCCATCTCTCCGCGCCCAAGCGCGGCGATCCCCCCGGGGACGATTCCTCCGTGGTCGGCGGGAAGAAGCCCCGCCTCGACTCCCTCCAGCTCTCGCTCTCCCTCCCGTCCGACGGGCCCGGGCAGGGGCAGGCGCAggcgcagcagcagcagcacctcCCGTCGGTCCCCGCCGCCGATGGAGATCTCCGGGCAGCGtcggccggcgccgccgccgcgccgccccccAGGCGGACCTACAGCGCCACCACGGGCCGCACCCGGAGCATCAACTCCGACGACATGTCCTACTCCTACTCCATGTTCTCGCACAACCCCAGCTGCTCCCTCACGCACAACTCCACCGACATCTACGCCGCCGGGGAGGGCACCAACGGCTCCGTGCACAGCAGATTCAATTTCCGCCCCATGGGGGACGGCAGCGTCGCCTTCGCCACGCCGCCGATGAAGGAGGGCACCTCCGCCTTCTTCCCCACTGAGCTCCCCGCCAAGATGGCGGCGGCCAGCGCGGGTGGCAGCTTTGACGGCGGCCGCGGCGGGCATACGTCGCGGCCTGATAGGATCCTGCGGGACATCGTGTCGGACTCTGTGTCGGCCATGGCGCATGTGCTGCAGGAGTTCCCCAGCGAGTCTCTGGAGGTGCTGCGGGCGGCGGTGCGGAGCATGGTTGATGCTCCGGAGAAGAGGGACGAGCTGGCCAGCCTGCAGCGGAGGCTGGAGCGCAGGTCGGACCTGACGGCCGAGGCACTGGCGCGGGCCAACAGGACGCAGTTGGAGATCCTGGTGGCCATCAAGACTGGTTCGGCCGCGTTTGTCACCGGCAAGGGCCGCGTACCAAGCAGCGAGCTCGTGGAGATGTTCCTCATGACACGGTGCCGCAACCTCAACTGCAAGAGCATGCTGCCTGTGGACGATTGCGAGTGTAAGATTTGCTCCAGCAACAAAGGGTTCTGTGGCGCATGTATGTGCCCGGTGTGCCACAAGTTTGACTGTGCTGCAAATACCTGCAGCTGGGTCGGTTGTGACGTTTGCGGCCATTGGTGCCATGCTGCGTGCGGTCTGGAGAGGAACTTGATCAGACCAGGCCCGACACTCAAGGGGCCGATAGGGACGACTGAGATGCAGTTCCAGTGTCTTGGTTGCAGCCATTCTTCTGAGATGTTTGGATTTGTTAAGGAGGTGTTCAATTGCTGCGCAGAGAACTGGAATGCTGAGACGCTGATGAAAGAGCTAGATGTTGTCAGGAAGATATTTGCTGCTAGTGATGATTTTGAGGGAAAGGGGCTTCATGCCAAGGCTGAAGAGGTCCTCAGCATGCTTTCAAAGAAAGTTATCTCCCTGCCGGATGCATTGAACAACATGCTGCAATTCTTCAAAT ATGGCGTTACCGACTGCTCTGTCACTGGCAGCAAGTCCAAAGGCATATTGGCAGCAAATCAGGCGAGCCAATCTACGATTCCCCTTCTATCTCCGGCCATCAGTCCACCCAAATCCTTCAATTTCAATGCCAGCACCTCCATTCTCGACTCACAGATTGATGCGCTCAAGACCAGCCCAAAGTCCCTCTCTATTGAACCCTGTTTTGGCTCCAGCTCAAACCCATTGGCTATTGAACCCCGTTTTGGCGCCAGCCCGAAGCCGCTGTCCGTCGATTCCCGTTTCGGCGCCAGCCCGAAGCCGCTGTCCGTCGATTCCCGTTTCGGTGCCAGCCCAAAGCCGCTGTCCATTGATTCCCATTTCGGCGCCAGCCCGAAGCCGCTCTCTATCGAGCCCCATTTCAGCACCACCTCAAAGGACGACGAAGCCTCCACCCTCGAGACCGTCGTCAAGTGCAAGGAAGCCGAAGCAAAACTGTTCCAGAAGCTGGCTGACGATGCCCGGAAGGAGGTGGAGAACTACCGGCAGATGGTCCGCAACAGAATCCAGAGCATGGAGGAGGAGTACGCGTCGAAGGTGGCGAAGCTGTGCTTCCAGGAGGCAgaggagaagaggaggaagaagatggaggagcTCAAGACGCTGGAGAACTCGCACTACGACTACCACAAGATGAAGCTGCGGATGCAGACCGAGATCCAGGGCCTGCTCGAGCGGATGGAGGCCACAAAGAAGATGTGGGTGTAG
- the LOC109775085 gene encoding zinc finger protein 7, with amino-acid sequence MKSSSVQEACEDQVSEISSQAASNNNEASNTSSGPKLALDLSLTVTAAAAAATTTAESSTTDSNNGGGQAAREPTRVFTCNYCQRKFFSSQALGGHQNAHRRERTLARRAVHRLEAYPYGYADVASLPLYGSPGLYPIGIQAHASALQGAAAQAERQQHQQQDAAVLAAPARARALLGPMPFLVGGDEEVSFGWPGSFRPPPPGAGVLPLLHSGPNFGSSSGSGSVVVQADEEPDLTLRL; translated from the coding sequence ATGAAGAGCAGCAGCGTCCAAGAAGCGTGTGAGGATCAGGTGTCCGAGATCAGCAGCCAGGCGGCGTCCAACAACAACGAGGCGTCCAACACCTCCTCCGGCCCCAAGCTCGCCCTCGACCTGTCGCTCACCGTCaccgcggccgccgccgccgccaccacgaCCGCCGAGTCGAGCACCACCGACAGCAACAACGGCGGCGGGCAGGCCGCGCGCGAGCCGACGCGGGTGTTCACCTGCAACTACTGCCAGAGGAAGTTCTTCAGCTCGCAGGCGCTGGGCGGGCACCAGAACGCGCACCGGCGGGAGCGCACGCTGGCCCGGCGCGCGGTGCACCGGCTGGAGGCCTACCCCTACGGCTACGCCGACGTGGCCTCCCTCCCGCTCTACGGCTCCCCCGGGCTGTACCCCATCGGCATCCAGGCGCACGCGTCGGCGCTCCAGGGCGCGGCGGCGCAGGCGGAGCGGCAGCAGCACCAGCAGCAGGACGCCGCGGTCCTGGCAGCGCCGGCGCGCGCGCGGGCGCTGCTGGGCCCGATGCCGTTCCTCGTGGGCGGCGACGAGGAGGTCAGCTTCGGGTGGCCCGGCAGCTTCAGGCCACCGCCACCGGGCGCCGGCGtgctccccctcctccactcagGCCCCAACttcggcagcagcagcggcagcggcagcgtCGTGGTGCAAGCCGACGAGGAGCCCGACCTGACGCTTAGACTCTAG